The Pseudodesulfovibrio sp. zrk46 genome contains a region encoding:
- the nuoH gene encoding NADH-quinone oxidoreductase subunit NuoH, with protein sequence MFGLPMILINLIIGVIASMAWLGLNALVLVYCERKFAGHIQRRPGPFEVGPHGVLQPLIDGVKLMSKQLLIPDNADGFLFWLAPILSMIPVLVLFMPIPFSPHFGLEVNLGLLLILAFSSFNGLAVILAGWSSNNKWGVLGAARAVSQTVAYEIPLLIVVMTISFMSGSLDMSVITEQQAGGMLHWNIFKQPLAFLIFIIAMFGETNRAPFDLAEAESELTAGFHTEYSSMGFGLFFMAEYGYMVVMSSVCAVLFLGGFHAPIPGLDSWIWMLLKIYAGLFLMIWARWTYPRVRFDQLLNINWKWLLPLATANLLVTAFVMKL encoded by the coding sequence ATGTTCGGATTACCAATGATACTGATCAACCTGATCATAGGCGTCATCGCATCCATGGCGTGGTTGGGCCTTAATGCTCTGGTGCTGGTCTACTGTGAACGTAAATTCGCAGGCCATATCCAGCGTCGGCCCGGCCCCTTCGAGGTCGGCCCCCATGGTGTGCTGCAGCCGCTTATCGACGGCGTGAAACTCATGAGTAAACAGCTCCTGATCCCGGACAACGCGGACGGCTTCCTCTTTTGGCTGGCCCCGATCCTGTCCATGATCCCGGTGCTTGTACTCTTCATGCCCATTCCCTTCAGCCCGCACTTCGGTCTCGAAGTGAACCTCGGCTTGCTGCTGATTCTGGCATTTTCCAGCTTCAACGGTCTGGCCGTCATCCTGGCGGGCTGGTCTTCTAACAATAAATGGGGCGTTCTGGGCGCGGCTCGTGCCGTGTCGCAGACCGTTGCATACGAGATCCCGCTGCTCATCGTGGTCATGACCATTTCCTTCATGTCCGGTTCTCTGGACATGTCGGTTATCACCGAGCAGCAGGCAGGTGGCATGCTGCATTGGAACATCTTCAAGCAGCCGCTGGCCTTCCTGATCTTCATCATCGCCATGTTCGGCGAGACCAACCGCGCTCCCTTTGACTTGGCAGAAGCCGAGTCTGAACTGACCGCCGGTTTCCACACTGAGTATTCCTCCATGGGATTCGGTCTCTTCTTCATGGCAGAGTACGGCTACATGGTCGTCATGAGTTCTGTCTGTGCCGTCCTGTTCCTGGGCGGATTCCACGCACCCATCCCCGGCCTCGACAGCTGGATTTGGATGCTTCTGAAAATCTACGCCGGACTCTTTCTCATGATCTGGGCCCGTTGGACCTACCCCAGAGTCAGGTTCGACCAGCTCCTCAACATCAACTGGAAATGGCTCCTGCCTTTGGCCACGGCGAATCTGCTGGTCACGGCGTTTGTCATGAAGCTGTAG
- a CDS encoding monovalent cation/H+ antiporter subunit D family protein gives MMNGVTIESARILLPVVITLIAPLFVWLNREDENKREAVSFIAAFLTFCSVASMAPAVLNGDVWYYKVTTLLPGITIAFAADGLSMVFGLIAPFLWFFVTSYNIGYMRGLNEHAQTRYYVCFAVAIFGAVGVALSANVFTLYLFYEIITVFTYPLVYHHEDEEAKIGARKYIVYLMGTSKLFLLPAMVLTYVLVGNLDFHLADIVNGMFTPAVIAEHPRLVTLTYWLFIFGIGKAALMPFHNWLPSAMVAPTPVSALLHAVAVVKAGVFCVCRILLSAFGTKTAGMLTMSQIFIGTPGTWLGDLSMAHGTAYIAGFTLVVASFIALTKDDIKARLAYSTVAQLSYVVVGVTMLVDSAVQGGVMHIAHHAFSKITLFMGAGAIYVATHLKKISLMDGLGRRMPWTFGAFGIASLSMIGMPPVCGFVSKWYLVNGTLDSGQWPLLVMLLLSTALNAGYFVPILYRAFFKAPSPEANIGQYNEASKTMVVPLCITATISVFLGLYPQTFLNFVNIMGKF, from the coding sequence ATGATGAATGGGGTTACCATAGAAAGTGCCCGGATTCTGCTGCCGGTGGTGATTACACTGATCGCACCGCTCTTTGTCTGGCTTAATCGAGAAGATGAAAACAAACGTGAGGCAGTCAGCTTCATTGCCGCGTTCCTCACGTTTTGCAGTGTGGCCTCCATGGCTCCGGCTGTCCTCAATGGGGATGTCTGGTACTACAAAGTCACCACGCTGCTTCCCGGAATAACCATCGCCTTCGCGGCGGACGGCTTGTCCATGGTCTTCGGTCTGATCGCGCCGTTCCTCTGGTTCTTCGTAACCAGTTACAACATCGGCTACATGCGCGGACTGAACGAACATGCACAGACCCGTTACTACGTCTGTTTCGCCGTCGCCATCTTTGGTGCCGTCGGCGTTGCCCTGTCGGCAAACGTGTTCACCCTCTATCTCTTCTACGAGATTATCACCGTGTTCACGTATCCGCTTGTCTACCATCATGAAGATGAAGAAGCTAAGATCGGCGCCCGCAAGTACATCGTTTACTTGATGGGTACCTCCAAGCTCTTCCTGCTCCCGGCCATGGTCCTGACCTACGTACTGGTCGGCAACCTTGACTTCCACCTGGCGGACATCGTCAACGGTATGTTCACCCCGGCAGTCATCGCCGAGCATCCCAGATTGGTTACACTGACCTACTGGCTGTTTATCTTCGGTATCGGTAAGGCGGCGCTCATGCCGTTCCATAACTGGCTGCCTTCGGCCATGGTCGCACCTACCCCGGTTTCCGCATTGCTGCACGCAGTGGCAGTTGTTAAGGCCGGTGTGTTCTGCGTCTGCCGCATCCTGCTGTCTGCCTTCGGCACCAAGACCGCAGGTATGCTCACCATGAGTCAGATCTTCATCGGTACGCCCGGTACCTGGCTCGGTGACCTTTCCATGGCCCACGGCACAGCGTACATCGCAGGCTTCACCCTGGTGGTGGCCTCGTTCATCGCCCTGACCAAGGACGACATCAAGGCGCGGCTGGCCTACTCAACGGTTGCCCAGCTCTCCTATGTCGTGGTCGGCGTGACCATGCTGGTGGATTCGGCAGTGCAGGGCGGTGTCATGCATATCGCTCACCACGCCTTCTCCAAGATCACACTCTTTATGGGCGCCGGCGCAATCTATGTCGCCACGCACCTGAAGAAGATCAGTCTGATGGATGGCCTTGGTCGCAGGATGCCCTGGACCTTCGGTGCATTCGGCATCGCGTCCCTGTCCATGATCGGTATGCCGCCGGTCTGCGGCTTCGTGTCCAAATGGTATCTGGTCAACGGAACACTCGATTCCGGCCAGTGGCCGCTTCTGGTCATGCTGCTGCTGTCCACGGCACTGAACGCCGGTTACTTCGTGCCCATCCTGTACCGCGCCTTCTTCAAGGCTCCGTCACCGGAAGCGAATATCGGCCAGTACAACGAGGCGTCCAAGACCATGGTAGTGCCGCTGTGCATCACGGCCACCATCTCCGTGTTCCTGGGTCTGTATCCGCAGACGTTCCTGAACTTCGTCAACATCATGGGCAAGTTCTAG
- a CDS encoding NADH-quinone oxidoreductase subunit D, whose translation MSAYQNFEQMQGDFYTQKFEAGKQDGTLIINMGPQHPSTHGVLRIVIEVDGEYIIRAEPVLGYLHRMHEKMGESQTWGGFIPNMGRVDYGHAMAWNWAYVGAVEKLMGIEIPERAEYLRVIMTEFNRLTSHLLWWGAYILDLGAFTPIMYAFDDREMILDILQRPSASRLTYSNFRVGGVQMDFDDKCIELMKAFVPHFRERLPMYHDLVTENLILRRRIEDIGIIDKDMCQRYGCTGPVLRGAGVPYDVRRTEPYSVYDRFDFDIPTQDTACSAGRYHVRVAEMEQSCRIIEQALEQLDSAEGGHIVKKAPKPAMKPPAGEAYFNVEGGRGKIGIHVVSDGSKVPYRVKLRAPGFSNMNAFAEAASGTILADAVAILGSLDLIIPELDR comes from the coding sequence ATGTCGGCTTACCAGAATTTTGAACAAATGCAGGGTGATTTCTACACCCAGAAGTTCGAGGCCGGGAAGCAGGACGGAACCCTGATCATTAATATGGGTCCGCAGCATCCGTCGACGCACGGTGTGCTCAGGATCGTGATCGAGGTGGACGGCGAGTACATCATTCGCGCCGAGCCCGTATTGGGCTACCTGCACCGCATGCATGAAAAAATGGGCGAGTCCCAGACTTGGGGTGGCTTCATCCCAAATATGGGCCGCGTTGACTACGGCCACGCAATGGCCTGGAACTGGGCCTACGTGGGCGCAGTCGAAAAACTGATGGGAATCGAAATTCCCGAGCGTGCAGAATACCTGCGCGTCATCATGACAGAGTTTAATCGTCTCACCTCACACCTCTTGTGGTGGGGCGCATACATCCTTGACCTGGGCGCGTTTACTCCCATCATGTACGCGTTCGACGATCGTGAAATGATTCTGGACATCCTACAGCGGCCTTCCGCTTCCAGGCTGACCTATTCCAATTTCCGTGTCGGCGGCGTTCAGATGGATTTCGATGACAAGTGCATCGAGCTGATGAAAGCGTTCGTGCCCCATTTCCGCGAGCGACTGCCCATGTATCATGATCTCGTCACCGAGAATCTGATCCTGCGTCGCCGCATCGAGGACATCGGCATCATAGATAAGGATATGTGCCAGCGTTACGGTTGCACCGGACCGGTGCTGCGTGGCGCAGGGGTTCCTTATGACGTTCGTCGGACCGAGCCATACTCCGTGTACGACCGGTTCGATTTCGATATCCCCACACAGGACACCGCTTGTTCTGCTGGCCGTTACCATGTGCGTGTGGCCGAGATGGAGCAGTCCTGCCGGATCATCGAGCAGGCTCTGGAACAGTTGGACAGCGCCGAGGGCGGCCACATCGTGAAGAAGGCTCCCAAGCCCGCCATGAAGCCGCCGGCAGGGGAAGCGTACTTCAACGTGGAAGGCGGACGCGGCAAGATCGGTATTCATGTCGTCTCTGACGGCAGCAAGGTTCCGTACCGTGTCAAACTCCGCGCCCCGGGCTTCTCCAACATGAACGCCTTTGCCGAGGCAGCCTCCGGCACCATCCTTGCGGATGCGGTCGCCATCCTGGGCAGCCTGGACCTCATCATCCCGGAACTCGACAGGTAG
- a CDS encoding NADH-quinone oxidoreductase subunit A, whose amino-acid sequence MVFDWLHFAIVLFLLAGLLFAGGPLLLALLLAPKARGGDIGMPYECGMVPYGSSWARWGISYYVYALIFLAFDVDVLYLFPVSVAYADAEGWVPFVKVFIFLAFLIFSIIYFWAKEVFTWPRRIQ is encoded by the coding sequence CTGGCTACATTTTGCGATCGTTTTGTTCCTGCTCGCCGGGCTTCTTTTTGCCGGTGGGCCTCTTCTCCTGGCGTTGCTGCTGGCCCCGAAAGCACGGGGTGGGGATATCGGTATGCCGTACGAGTGCGGCATGGTTCCTTACGGCAGCTCATGGGCGCGGTGGGGCATCTCATATTATGTGTATGCTCTGATCTTCCTCGCCTTTGACGTGGACGTCCTTTACCTCTTTCCGGTTTCTGTGGCGTACGCAGACGCCGAGGGCTGGGTACCTTTCGTCAAGGTCTTCATCTTCCTGGCATTTCTCATTTTCTCCATCATCTATTTCTGGGCGAAGGAGGTGTTCACATGGCCCCGCAGGATTCAGTAG
- the nuoB gene encoding NADH-quinone oxidoreductase subunit NuoB: MAPQDSVVKHQCLTAGDHHLDAPIVNVQLAQDILDVCRSMSLWPMTFGLACCAIEMMATGMARFDMARFGAEVFRPSPRQSDVMIVAGTVTKKMAPSVVRLYEQMPGPKWVIAMGNCAISGGPFKVKGNYNVVEGVDNLIPVDVYVPGCPPRPEGLLEGFFQLQRLITGKRWWPVAAEVEG, translated from the coding sequence ATGGCCCCGCAGGATTCAGTAGTGAAACATCAATGTTTGACGGCGGGCGATCATCATCTTGATGCGCCTATCGTCAACGTTCAACTGGCGCAGGACATCCTCGACGTTTGTCGTTCCATGTCCCTGTGGCCCATGACCTTTGGTCTTGCGTGCTGCGCCATCGAGATGATGGCCACTGGTATGGCCCGTTTCGACATGGCCCGTTTCGGTGCGGAAGTCTTCCGTCCGTCCCCGCGTCAGTCTGATGTGATGATCGTGGCCGGCACCGTTACCAAGAAGATGGCTCCCTCGGTCGTGAGACTGTATGAGCAGATGCCCGGACCCAAGTGGGTCATCGCCATGGGTAACTGTGCCATCTCCGGCGGTCCCTTCAAGGTCAAGGGTAACTACAACGTGGTCGAAGGTGTGGATAACCTCATCCCCGTCGACGTGTACGTGCCTGGTTGTCCCCCAAGGCCGGAAGGTCTTCTCGAAGGTTTCTTCCAGCTGCAGCGTCTGATTACCGGTAAGCGTTGGTGGCCCGTTGCCGCCGAAGTGGAGGGCTAG
- a CDS encoding NADH-quinone oxidoreductase subunit J, with the protein MELLAKIAFGIYTAFIILGAGFAVTSQSLVRSLVGLITTLVGVAGMYLLLASPFMAFMQLLIYVGAVSVLIFFASMLTHAEQGGDEASGAPMKTYVLGLAATIAPASVLGWMLMKNPVPSIEVPTEVSIKVLGSELLGSYFLPFELISVILMVAMSGAVLLTWKKRGQKKEGEE; encoded by the coding sequence ATGGAATTGTTGGCGAAAATCGCCTTTGGAATCTATACGGCATTCATCATTCTGGGAGCGGGCTTTGCCGTGACCAGCCAGAGTCTGGTGCGGTCCCTGGTGGGACTCATCACCACCCTGGTCGGTGTCGCAGGCATGTACCTGCTCCTTGCAAGCCCGTTTATGGCCTTCATGCAGTTGCTCATCTACGTGGGCGCCGTGTCGGTCCTGATCTTCTTCGCCTCCATGCTGACCCACGCGGAGCAGGGCGGTGACGAAGCAAGCGGTGCTCCCATGAAGACATATGTGTTGGGGCTGGCAGCGACCATCGCTCCCGCCTCGGTACTCGGCTGGATGCTCATGAAGAATCCGGTCCCGTCCATCGAGGTCCCCACGGAAGTCTCCATCAAAGTGTTGGGCAGCGAGCTTCTTGGCTCCTACTTCCTGCCCTTTGAGCTCATTTCGGTCATCCTCATGGTTGCCATGTCCGGTGCAGTGCTCCTGACCTGGAAGAAGAGGGGACAGAAAAAAGAAGGGGAAGAGTAG
- a CDS encoding NADH-quinone oxidoreductase subunit C, producing MLQALEGITTQCVAKQDKASTGHAWSVFLPAGQVVQAAQQLFDATYSLEDIFALDVEEGFLVIYHFNRWDVDERIALRVLVGKDNPTVPSIANIFHGAEWHERETRDFHGVVFEGNPNLVPLLMPVEDVDFHPLIKTAKVRKALKDILSLGEVVSISAEIEALFAEEEAEEASDA from the coding sequence ATGTTGCAAGCTCTTGAAGGAATTACCACGCAGTGTGTGGCAAAGCAGGACAAGGCAAGCACGGGCCACGCCTGGTCTGTCTTCCTGCCCGCGGGGCAGGTGGTGCAGGCTGCGCAGCAGCTCTTCGATGCCACGTACTCCCTCGAAGACATCTTTGCTTTGGATGTCGAAGAGGGATTTTTAGTGATCTATCACTTCAATCGGTGGGACGTGGACGAGCGTATCGCCCTGAGGGTGCTGGTGGGCAAAGACAACCCCACAGTGCCGTCCATTGCCAATATCTTCCATGGTGCTGAATGGCACGAGCGGGAAACCCGCGATTTCCACGGGGTGGTTTTCGAGGGCAATCCTAATCTGGTGCCGCTTCTTATGCCTGTTGAAGATGTGGACTTCCACCCGCTGATCAAGACTGCCAAGGTTCGCAAGGCTCTCAAGGATATCCTGAGTCTGGGCGAGGTCGTCTCCATCAGCGCGGAGATCGAAGCATTGTTTGCGGAAGAGGAGGCTGAGGAGGCCTCCGATGCGTAG
- the nuoK gene encoding NADH-quinone oxidoreductase subunit NuoK, protein MSALTLYQLVALILLCAGLFGITQRRSLVGMLISVELMLNGAGLSMVAASQLTDFSQAFGQLGALFVMGLAAAEATLVLAIVVVVAKRFGSARTSDITTLKE, encoded by the coding sequence ATGAGTGCTCTGACTTTATATCAACTCGTGGCGTTGATCCTGTTGTGTGCCGGCCTGTTCGGTATCACGCAGCGGAGGAGCCTTGTCGGTATGCTGATTTCAGTAGAGCTGATGCTTAACGGCGCGGGGTTGTCCATGGTGGCCGCCTCTCAGCTCACGGATTTCAGCCAGGCATTCGGTCAACTCGGAGCCCTGTTCGTCATGGGCCTGGCCGCAGCAGAAGCCACCCTCGTGTTGGCAATCGTTGTTGTGGTAGCCAAACGGTTCGGATCGGCTCGCACCAGTGACATCACTACTTTGAAGGAATAG
- a CDS encoding Na(+)/H(+) antiporter subunit D: METSFIHPSVAFLALAAIVPLVPKDLWLNKAFRGTLGLIAPIVALYSIFTVTPGMYGSLEYLDQLLVLGRVDKLSIVFGQVFAIIALIGGIYGMHVEDKGHYVAGSLYVAGGFGCVFAADLLTVFLFWELMSIGSTFLIWQARTEESVGAGFRYFVYHTVGGLFLLGGLLLKYKATGSFAFVAADPTNAHLYDWLILLGFCVNAAVVPLHAWLPDAYPRASIAGAVYMCAFTTKTAVYVLCRGFAGWEVLAIAGTCMAVFGVLYACIENNARRILSYHIVSQVGYMVAGIGIGTAMTINGAVAHAYAHILYKGLLFMGTGAVLYAVGTVKLDKLGGLAYRLPWVMVLYMIAALSISGMPLFNGFISKTMTIAGAAEAHHTLLALGMEVAAVGTFISVGIKLPYFAFWGGKKDYTGEIKPLPINMYVGMAICGLLCIAQGVYPDMLYRYLPMAVEHQFEPWHIDKVINSGLLLGFSGLAFYLTRDIITPHAFLNLDFDWFYRLIGRVTMNAVCWPVSKIDDVWTEVYRTVGLKALIGAGDGTSVFDKKGIDTVVDGSAYSVRNVGRLSAKIQTANLQDYLAYAAVLGLGIFALVWYFG, translated from the coding sequence ATGGAGACTAGTTTCATCCATCCCTCCGTGGCGTTTCTTGCGCTGGCTGCCATTGTGCCGCTGGTCCCCAAAGACCTGTGGCTGAACAAGGCGTTTCGCGGAACGCTGGGGCTGATCGCACCGATTGTGGCCCTCTACAGCATATTCACTGTGACGCCCGGCATGTACGGCTCACTGGAATACCTCGACCAGCTATTGGTTCTCGGACGCGTGGACAAACTGTCCATCGTCTTCGGCCAGGTCTTCGCCATCATCGCCCTCATCGGCGGTATTTACGGCATGCACGTTGAGGATAAAGGCCACTATGTAGCGGGATCGCTCTATGTGGCTGGTGGTTTCGGATGTGTGTTCGCAGCTGACCTGCTGACGGTCTTCCTGTTCTGGGAACTCATGAGCATCGGCTCTACGTTCCTGATCTGGCAGGCTCGCACCGAGGAATCGGTTGGCGCAGGTTTCCGCTACTTCGTGTACCACACGGTTGGCGGTCTCTTCCTGCTTGGTGGACTTCTGCTCAAGTACAAGGCTACCGGCTCGTTCGCATTCGTTGCGGCTGATCCAACCAATGCCCACCTGTACGATTGGCTGATCCTGCTTGGGTTCTGCGTCAACGCCGCTGTGGTGCCGCTGCATGCATGGCTCCCTGATGCGTACCCCAGAGCATCCATCGCTGGTGCCGTTTACATGTGTGCCTTCACCACCAAGACTGCGGTTTACGTGTTGTGCAGAGGCTTCGCCGGATGGGAAGTCCTCGCTATCGCGGGTACCTGTATGGCGGTCTTCGGAGTGCTGTACGCGTGTATTGAAAACAACGCACGACGCATCCTGTCCTACCACATCGTCTCTCAGGTCGGTTACATGGTTGCGGGTATCGGCATCGGCACGGCAATGACCATCAATGGTGCCGTTGCCCACGCCTACGCCCACATCCTCTATAAGGGCCTGCTCTTCATGGGCACCGGCGCAGTCCTCTACGCCGTTGGCACTGTCAAACTCGATAAACTCGGCGGTCTGGCTTACAGATTGCCTTGGGTCATGGTCCTTTACATGATCGCGGCCCTCTCGATCTCCGGTATGCCGCTCTTCAACGGCTTCATCTCCAAGACCATGACCATTGCGGGTGCTGCGGAAGCGCATCACACGCTGCTGGCCCTTGGAATGGAGGTCGCAGCAGTCGGTACGTTTATCTCAGTCGGTATCAAGCTCCCGTACTTCGCCTTCTGGGGCGGGAAGAAGGATTACACCGGTGAGATCAAGCCGCTGCCTATTAATATGTATGTAGGTATGGCCATCTGCGGTCTGCTCTGCATCGCACAGGGTGTCTACCCCGACATGCTGTACCGCTATCTCCCGATGGCAGTTGAGCATCAGTTTGAGCCCTGGCACATCGACAAGGTTATCAACTCGGGTCTGCTGCTCGGCTTCTCCGGCCTGGCATTCTACCTGACCCGGGATATCATTACCCCGCATGCCTTCCTCAATCTGGACTTCGACTGGTTCTACCGTCTCATTGGTCGCGTGACCATGAACGCAGTGTGCTGGCCGGTATCCAAGATCGACGATGTCTGGACCGAAGTGTACCGCACCGTCGGCCTGAAGGCACTCATCGGCGCAGGTGATGGTACATCCGTCTTCGATAAGAAGGGGATCGATACAGTGGTGGACGGAAGTGCTTATTCCGTCAGGAATGTCGGCAGACTCAGCGCGAAGATTCAGACCGCCAATCTGCAGGACTACCTGGCTTACGCAGCCGTTCTTGGTTTGGGCATTTTCGCCCTGGTTTGGTACTTCGGCTAA
- a CDS encoding 4Fe-4S binding protein: MGRFRKHVIQPILDCWSLIVGLKITGKYFCKPLITVHYPRQTIDSENLSTYGGHVELIGKPKDPATPKCISCMMCVTNCPSNCLKVVKQKAPKPTPEQEAAMKAAEEAGEKVVKPKAPKNPAKFMYDYTKCSLCGTCIDNCPPKSLRFSNNIYWVATSREEMNIDLLARLKEQATEVSGAAPTPKVEAPAPAEKEA, translated from the coding sequence ATGGGTAGATTCAGAAAACACGTCATACAGCCTATTCTCGACTGCTGGTCCCTGATCGTGGGCCTCAAGATTACGGGTAAGTATTTTTGCAAGCCCCTGATCACGGTTCACTATCCGCGCCAGACCATCGACAGCGAGAATCTGTCCACCTACGGCGGACATGTGGAACTCATCGGCAAGCCCAAAGACCCGGCCACGCCCAAATGCATCTCCTGCATGATGTGTGTGACCAACTGTCCGAGTAATTGCCTCAAGGTCGTCAAGCAGAAGGCTCCCAAGCCGACTCCGGAACAGGAAGCTGCCATGAAGGCCGCCGAAGAAGCAGGGGAAAAGGTCGTCAAGCCCAAGGCCCCCAAGAATCCGGCCAAGTTCATGTACGACTATACCAAGTGCAGCCTGTGCGGGACCTGCATTGACAATTGTCCCCCCAAGTCACTGCGCTTCTCCAATAACATCTACTGGGTGGCGACGAGCAGGGAAGAGATGAATATCGATCTCCTCGCCCGTCTCAAAGAGCAGGCCACGGAAGTCTCCGGTGCAGCTCCGACTCCCAAGGTCGAGGCCCCGGCCCCGGCGGAGAAGGAGGCTTAA